In the genome of Fibrobacter sp., one region contains:
- a CDS encoding N-formylglutamate amidohydrolase, whose protein sequence is MFDDFKLIVTCEHARNDIPSFARNLEIPREILNTHRGYDIGAVELYDALVRKLKPDFYSAGRYSRLFIDLNRSLWNKSVFSEFWEHCAPAPLADDRTVAKYYALRKKAFAYYLDYRDSLENFVGSSEKPIFHLAIHSFTPVLDGKERNADVGVLYDPSRPLEKEIADVIIDEIRSRAPELKVCRNYPYQGKTDGLCTALRKISSSYAGFEIEFNQRLFR, encoded by the coding sequence ATGTTTGATGATTTTAAGTTGATCGTTACTTGCGAACATGCTCGCAACGACATTCCTTCCTTTGCCCGTAATTTGGAAATTCCCCGGGAAATTCTGAATACCCATCGTGGATACGATATTGGGGCGGTGGAACTTTATGACGCCTTGGTGAGGAAATTGAAACCGGATTTCTATTCTGCAGGAAGATACAGCAGGCTGTTTATAGACCTGAATCGTAGCCTTTGGAATAAAAGTGTTTTCAGCGAGTTTTGGGAACATTGCGCTCCAGCTCCGTTGGCTGATGACCGCACTGTAGCTAAATATTATGCCTTGCGAAAAAAGGCTTTCGCTTACTACCTGGATTATCGAGATTCCCTGGAAAATTTTGTTGGATCGTCGGAAAAGCCCATTTTCCATTTGGCGATACACAGTTTTACGCCTGTGCTGGACGGAAAAGAAAGAAATGCCGATGTGGGAGTCCTTTATGATCCTAGTCGCCCCTTGGAGAAAGAAATTGCAGACGTAATCATCGATGAAATCCGGTCCCGCGCACCTGAATTGAAAGTCTGTCGAAATTACCCGTACCAGGGGAAAACTGATGGTTTGTGCACCGCCCTTCGAAAGATTTCCTCTTCCTATGCAGGCTTCGAAATAGAGTTCAACCAACGACTTTTTCGCTGA